The region tggtaccactgactcagtgtttacaattttaaagcgttctacctagatttcagaagtggcagacagaaaaaatggagtggccggtagaaatgttcagtgacctgccacagcggcaggtaaagaaaaaggttaatttcagaccctgaataTGTCATATGATATgtcatatgatatgatatgatatattcACTATAAATACAATTTCTCTGTCATTGTCATTATAAAAAATTCAGTGTTTCCACTAACTGTTACATTCATTCATGCCGGACAGCTGTCTCTTAGTGCTACAGCATTCCCTGGCCTCATATTACCTCACATAAAAATTATTGATGCTGAGTATGGTATaatatatgtaaatgtgtgtaaaagAGAGCACTGGTATTGCATCGCTCTTCAGTATCAGCAGATACCCAGACTCCAGGTATCGTATTtgtcctgagagagagagagagaagaaggggaTGGTGCATCCCTTGTTGCAGGAAGTCCTCAACCTCATTGCCAATGAAACATTGCCTCTGGagatgtttgtttacatgtttgCTACAGATACCCGAGCTGTATATGTGTGCCTGTAGGAAAGTAGTTTGACACCTGAGCTCCATTGTTGTGTGGATCCTGATTCCCACTGAGCCTGTTGGGTATGTGTGTTATgtaatttaattgaattaatgGGCTCAGTGCTCTACCAGGGTATATGTGTCGTAGtattgatgtacagtatattgtgattagtgttgtcacaatactggAATTTTTAACTTCGATACAATACCTTTAAAAATATCTATTTGATACCATTTTTGATACCACAGGGAAAAATGTACACAACATTTGAGAGCATAACATTttggatttttattaaaagataaatagtggTGTGTGAGTCAATTCGCCgtcaaagagaagagagaacagTAAGCGCAGCTGAACCTGTGTGTCGATACTGTGGAAAATGAATATTGAAACTTTTTCAAATATCATACAACTTAACACCTATAGATCTTCCAGTACCCATTTAAAACAACGCATGATTACTACATACACATGTCAGCACTAAACTCTTTTTACGGCTTCTATCGATATGTCCTGCTTGTCTGCAATgttgttttatatgtataaatgtcacTACTGTTTCTACTACTTTTAACAACTGTGTgtccttttccaacatttaaactgcatgtcctgttttatgttttttctgaTGTATTTTAGGAAGACTCTTAAACTGCGTGCCCGGTTTCTgtactgatgtattttaggatGCCTTTTGTAACACCTTAGCCAGTgacaacagatgaaaaatggcttttttggctaattctggcattttttataccatgtgtatttattaatttgcgcTGTCCCttctcaaataaacaaaaaaaacaactactcTTTCAAATATTTAGTATAAATACTtcgatatttttgacaacactactCGTGATAAAATAAATTGAGTCAAAAATCAGTTGCGAAGCTGATCATGGATAATATCTGTTTTTGCTAATTCAGTAAATTATATACCAGACAGTTTTTTatcgcatgatgccaaaatcataaaaaaaatattttgtcacaTTGCCTATAACACCAAAAAAATCCGAAGTATGTAatagtgatagatagatagatagatagatagatagatagtgactttattgatcccgagggaaaatTCAATTCCACCACGGCATAAATGGTATGAAACATTTCTTGGTGGTTGAAAAATTTATATTGCCTCATATTATacacttttgctttttgctcactttattaggtacacctgtacaatcTAATACAGTCCAATACAACTGTTCTGCCACAAAGTCTACTTTTATGATgcttataatgttcagttttagtCATAGAGGTGTTAATTGAATTTTATGTTTTAGCTCTGAGGTCATAGTTAGTGGTGGTCATATCCTGCCCCCTCTCATGTAGGTaaggacaaaaaaaatttaaaccgCTCTCAATATAATGTAGTCCACCCATATCAccacaataataaacatgtaatTTGATTTACACATTTGTCAACAAAAGCTGAATAGTATAAATTTCATAAAGGTAGAATTTATGGCAGTTGCTGTTGTATTGAATTGCAAAAAattgtacaggtgtacctaataaagtggataCTGAATCTGTATTGTCATAGCGGTCGCCCTCCTTTGTTGATGTATAACTCAATAATCAATGAAGCCTTCTGTTTAGGCtccattaatgtgtatgtttctgtgtttccaggGAGACATCACCTCATGCCTTCCAGTTGGAGCTGTTCTTTAATAATGCCACCAAACCCAACAATCCCACGTTCCACAGACTGGGCAGGTCAGAATAATTTTCACTCCCCCACTTCTCGTTTTGTTTCTGTATTACTTAGAGCCTCTCCTCTATCTCTGTATTTCCTGGTCAAATCTCAAAAGTGCTTAAGATGCAAAtgtctgtctcacctgtagAACCAGTCATGGTAGCAGAGGGGTGCGTGTGTGCACCTGCACCCACCCATATTCAAGTCCCTTTGTTCCTATGCTGGCTAACTGGTCTCTCCAGAAACTCAACCCCACCCACAAAGTAGCTGGAAGTGACAAAAAAACTCAGTTGAAATAGATGATAAGTGACAGTGGAATGATTTTTATTCTACCCTCATAATAGAGGTGTGCACAGGAGCACCAAATCATCAGCTTGTATTCAGAGGCGTCCATTGTGTAAGAGACCTTGACAACTTTTAAAACGACACACCCAAGTCATTATTCTCTGCTGGGAAAGTTGggagtagatttttttttaacctgtctGAATGctattttaagcattttaaaaaggtcaaaaacaaatttgactgaaatgttttgGACAAGAATCCTGTTTTGACAGCTGTCGGATAATCAGGATATAGATGATCCAGATAACCATGATAATGCAGTTTCatggcatttttccttttttgtgacATGATATATTATGACAGTCAGTATGGGTGTGTTGGATGGCATGTTACAAAGCCATATTGGAACACAGTATATCACAGTGACACGGTGTGTGTGATTAAGACCAGTGTAAGACTAATTTTGTTGGACAatatattgtcccagaaataattatgataaatgttaatattgtcattttaagacaaTTTTATGCCactaatataatgataatattattgCATAATAATGCAAGTGCACACTTTGGAAAGAGCAGAATATTCAGACATTGGAATTGGaatgtggaaaaaatatttaaatatcctaaataaagaaaactataataaatcaaatggaCTCTCAGACTTTGttaacaaaaatgtgcaatgtcTGTGCAATGCCTAAGTCTTATAACGGTGGGAAAACCCTGCTGTTTAATCTGGCATCATGTTGGTGTGTCatgatataccggtattgacgataaccgtgatatttaaaaatgaaatattgatatcatgttaataatgcacatatgataatattgtgtaaataatccagagcctcttaaatcattttatatatacagttatggttacagactctctctccctACACTTATATTTTGAGTGTAttaaaatttgccaaaaaaagagaaaaaacaaacaaagttaaagatgaatttgactgataacatttctatttattctttttaattttctataAATATTGCGGTAATATCGTTATCGTGAATTCTTGTGGCCACAATAATCGTGTCGTGAAAACCTGATATCGTGACTGCTCTAATGTTGGCTAAAACATTGGTGAcctttttatgtaaataaacacCCACGTAAACACAACGGATAATATTGAGGTCAGCAAAAATGATCGAGGACGTGTCCATATATCATACAATAAGTCAATTTGGTAATTATAGTGACAGGCCTAGTGGCTTCCAACCTTTTTGGTTTGTGACCTCTTAAATCTTTGCTATGTTTACTTGGGAACACTTGCAATTGTCAATGGGTTGTGACTAGTTCAACCAAAGACTTGATCTTTATTTTCAGGTTGTTTTATCTCAATTATATATAGAGGTCTGAAGAGGTAAAATTGTCTGGTAactcacaagaaaaaaaaaactaattttctaACAGTAAAATCTTTAAGAAGATGAACAAACATACTCAAGTTCAAATGTTTAGCCTTGGTGTATATTTGCACTGATGTGTTAATCTGCCTTGTGTTGCTTTCTGCCTTCAGTCTGGAATATGATGAGAACAAGTCCATCGTGTTCAGACCCAGTGGAAAGGTAAATAGTCGTCCACAAACAAGatgatttgtaattttttcctGTTGATTTGTGAATAACTAAATGGGCTTGTGCATGCAGGTGAACACAGACGGCCTGGTGCTGCGTGGCTGGTACACCAGTCTGACTGTAGCAGTGTACGGGACAGCAGAGCGCTCACATGGACATGACCAAGcctcaccccctcctcctccacccccacccccacaacAGCCAAGCGGGCCCAAGCGGATCGTTAAACAAGGTGCGCAAACTACCCAACGCTCTCACCTTCGCACCCACTTCCTGAAACATCCAATGAATCTCTTATTTTCCCATATTTGCTCGTTATAATGTCAATCTAttgtactgtttgtttttttagagtgGGAAAAGGATGACCAGTACAATGGCAGCCCACCCAGACCAGCACCCAGAGGACCCCGTACTCCACCCGGTCCTCCTCccccagatgatgatgatgaagagcagGTCCAAGTGACAGGTGAGAACTGCACGTCTGTTATCACATTATACCTGCCACTGTTGATCCTGATTTATCAACAATacagtgctgcagggatgacgtattttgtaGGCCAACGAGGAAgttcgccctggttccctcgacaaaaagacaatgggatTAACcatttttgttcagcaagataatcttcagaaatgaacaccacttttgtgatttttgaagcgtaaatacAATCAGCCGGAGTAAAAAAGCTAACGTCAGGCTATAaaggaactacaccacggtcgcatgacttcacaTCACCACCGCTAAGCTAAAGAGGGAGTAGTTGGCGTGATGAAGTTTAtctctcatttagccacttgttagcaaccgccttttgttaagacacgtaaaagcttcaaaattcacgagtggaaTATTTATCGACGTACTATATGACataaaacaaaacgttaaaatctcttaactcatttccgggttttaggactcattcctgcagcactctgtaACAGAGATGCTGCCCTAATTTAAGCATCTGCCTGGTTGATACCGCTCATAATTAAATGTTGCATCTGTGGTTCTCCTTAATCAAAATTAACAGTTGTACAGATAGAAAATTCCACATTGGTTACCCTGCAGTTTCTTTGTCAGTGTCATGATACAATTCAGTGTTTTCACCAACAGTTACATTTATTCAGTCACAGCAGGTCGCCGACTCAGTTTTGTGTACTTTACATTACTGTCTACAATTGGTTAAAGTTTATAACTACGGTTATAATGTTTCCTAATTAGGTGGTTGCCCaaagtttcattttatttcagtacAATAAGAAAATTAACCTTGCTTTTGCTATATTCTTCTCAGGTACCTTATTGTTGCATGGTATTATGGTATATAACTCTGACTAAGTGTTCTTGTACAGGTAAATGGCACATAATGTTCACGGTGTTGCGTTACATTTCCTCAGCAAGTCTCTGCGTGCTGATTATCATTGAATGACTGAATGTACTGAAATAAATGGAAACCGGTGGCTGCCTCCCAGGTGTAAAGATGTTTTGGACAATGGCTGTCATTCATGTAAGCATTGTgttaaacatgcaaacacaccgGTATGATCCTTAAGCTGTTTTGCATGAGTAGGCCTCTACATGTGTACATAATATATAGTTTGCATGTTCGTATGTGCCCTGTGGGTACGTTAGGTGAACCTTGTGCCGTCCGGTCTCTTTTGTGACATTTACAGTGGGCCCGGTCAAAGTCGAGCCGTCGGAGGGCCGCGACGACTACCTGGAGGCCGTGTCGCCTGAAAGATCACTGCCTGCTGATGAGACGTACTCAGATGCTGAACAAGAGGAGGAAggcgatgaggaggaggaagaagaggagcaggaggaggaggaagatgcacGGACCGAGGGGAGCGTtccagaagaggaggaagaagaggaggaggatgagggtgaggacgaggaagaggagatggaggaaggTAGGGGAGTTATTTTGTGAGAGTAGGATAGTCTGCAATCCCAAATGGATGCCGGGCCCTGAACCCCTCGGTACCGCAAACTCATCAGACTCCCCCGGGGGCCACGGGAGCAGGGTCCATTTGGGACTGAGTGACAGTTGGAGAGAGTGTGTGGTGCTCTGGCATGCTGCCTCCATCTACAACCGCTGGGTGCTCCAAACTCTCAGCTAGCCTGTCCTCGGGCTACTCTGAAGGCTTATGGTCAAAACTCATAAGCTGTCATGTGGAGGTCTGCCTCACACATCCTCACAGCCATGGCTGACGCTTGTGCTGTAGTCACATCCTGCATGTCAAAACTAACCCAGCATGTTTGCAGTGATGCCGCCATGTGTGAGGTTTGTCTGTATGAATTTGTGAATGAGCAAAGGGAATATGTAGAAGCTGCTGGCCtccccattttcattcattctttacACACATATTTTATGAATGGATCTTAAGAATCTTGTTCATAATGGATTAACTTTTGTCCCGTCTCTTTCGTCTCTCCAACACTTTCAGGTGATGACGGCTATGAGCAGATTTCCAGCGACGAGGATGATCTGGATAATGGTAGCTTCAAGTTGCCCACCTTTGACATGGACTACACTCCTGAGGACCTGGCGTCTGTCCCGCCTGTCCAGTATGACCCGTATGAGCGAGAACTCAGACCCCTGCTCTACTTCACCCCTCCATACAAGACCCGCTTTGATACCCAGTTTGAGAAGGCCAGTGTGGAGGAACCCAGGGACCCTGGTGGAACAGAAGGACCAGCAGGTGGAGATGAGGCGGAGGCTGTTGCCCAGCTGAAAGAGCTACTAGGTAGTATTGGAGAGGACAGAGACGCCCGCTGGGTCACTGCTCTGGAAGAGGCACCTGCACTACTGGCCAAAGGGTTGGCTTATTTAATCAaacaaggagagggagaggtggagaaACCTGTTAGAATTTTAGTCCAATGGGCGCTCCAAGCTCTGAGTATGGAGATCGCTCTCACACAACCCATCGCTCTCAACCTCAGACAATTGAAAGCCGGTGCTAAGCTAGCATCACACCTCGCAGAGTGCCCTCAGGGCATCTCAGTGCTGCTGCGTGAAGGGGCCCTTGGTGTGCTACTAGAACTGATCCAAGAAGACCATGTCTCCTCCCCAATGAAGCTGAGTATCCTGAGAGCTCTGGGTGCTCTGACCAGCACTCCTGCTGGCGCCGAGGCTTTCCTACATGCAGGAGAGTCAGAGAAGAGTGGCTATCAGGTTAGCATCTCATAGTATACAAACTTGAGAACGAACACTTTTTCATTATATACTTCTACATTTCTTTTGCATGCCAGGTCTAgagaataagaataaataacaatacaatGGAAATTCTTGATCCTTCAGTTGTgttcaaatttaaaaatatctaCCTACCATTTGATCCAAGTGAGAGCTGGCCTTTAAATACAACACATATTGAACCAATGTCTTATTATCCACCTCACAGACACAGGACTCACTGCCCATCCCTGCACATTTACAGAAAACAACGGCTAGTTGAACAACATGATGTATTTTTGCCTTATTAATATTTGACACTAAGCTATATGTCCTTTATAGCGTTTAGTCCAGCTGTTCCTTCATGAAGAAACGGTGAGGGTCATAACTGCTGGCAACGCCATATTACAGAAAAGCCACATGTATGAGGTACTGGTCGACCTGCAgcacgcagcagcagcatgcagtgAACCacagcaggtaaacacacactcattctcACACACATATGTTACTAACTTAAAAGACTTTTCATGATAATCATGACTGACTGTGATTctcaggaggagatggaggacgCTGAGACCCCCATGGAGGAGGAACCATCGCTACACTCCCCCCCTGTGAATGAGGCAGAGCTTGATAGGCTGGCAGGGGTTTTGGAAGAGTTACATCACCTGCTAGAGACGGCCCCTTACTGCATGGTGCAGCCACCTGGGAAAGCCTTCCCCACTACTGCAAGAGTAACAGGACCACAGGAACGGGACGATCCATACCCGGCACTGTATAGGTAGGTACACATATGACTTCAAAAATCACACAGTGCAGACACTCAGATATAAAGTTGAAAATAATGCACTTTCTCCTTTCCCAGATATATGCATGCGTGCCATTTCCTGGAGAGCACGGCAGCGGTGATGTCAGCGGCTGCGGCAGCTGGCCACCTGGGTGTCACCCAAGCTGTTAGAGAGCTCCTACGCTTCCTGTCGCTCACCCAACCAggcctgctcttcctcctcgccCAGCCCACTCCCACAAACCTGCTGCTGCGTCTCCTGGCATCGATGGCAGAAGCCGAGAGCGAGGAGACCACCTTTACAGGGGGAGAGGGAGGTGTCACAGGGCCAGGGTTCGGTGAAGAGGGCTTCGGCGTGTGGCTAATGCAGGCGCTGCACGCTCTGCAGAGTGTGTCGGAGCTCATGAGCCACGTGGCcgcaggaggagacggaggagctGGGCTAGAGGAAGGTGACAATGCAGAGGTACTGGGCATGCTCCATGCGCTCTACCTGATGACCTTCACACAGACTGGTCGCAGTGCAGTGGCCCACGTTCTCAGCCTGGACAACAACCTGTCGTGTCTGGTCACCCTGCTCCAGCACCACAGCAAGGACGGACAAGGGTACAGCTGTCTTCTCCTCGTGTCTCTTTCTGTATGACTTGGTTTTATATCAGGCACATGTGCAGAGACTTCTGAGTAGGATTTCACTTTTTGttgtcttcttttcttttagtgAGGCCAAAGCTCGCAAAGCAGTGACGTATAACTATGCCTGTATGCTGGTGTTACTGGTAGCGCAGAGCTCTAATGAACTGCGGATGATGGAACAGTTTGCTGCCCCACTACTCGCCATAGCCAAGGCTGATGACACCAATGCCAAGTTACAGGGTAAATATTACCAATTGTTCTGTACCAAGTCGAtgtcaaaattctgaaaacgtgacaaTACTCGTTTTCTTACAGTAAAGCAGGTATCGTAGATATCGTCAGGGCTCAAGACTAACGCGTCCCAgtgacgatagaaaatgtgtttgggatgcagtaaactcaaTATCGGCGTGtacaggggacgcaccctatttttccctgataatgctaaattgtgaacaacaaatctgtgttcaAATCGGCAGGTTGAGAGTTAGTtagcgttagctgttagctctgtgcaggactgtgctgcttaccggctgctaacagataacgttaactagcttcccaacttcctaacaaaaaccgtAATAAAAAAGGAGTATATGTTGAAGTACAAgcgatttattgttttatttttgttttttaccgtggtatcgaatttgtatcgagaatcgtggaatttcactggtattggtatcgactactaaatttctggtatcgtgacatccctattatTAATGTTGCATTAAAGTATTGTGCCATGTGTGACAATTCTTGGTATGAGTGTTTTTTTGAttgttaatgttttattcttccTTTGTACTTCAGAGCTTAGCAAATGGCTGGAGCCTCTAGAAAAACTTCGCTTCGACATTGGCAGCATTCCCACCCTCATAGACTACATCAAACAGGTACAGATCTCTCCCTCAGTATACGTACTGCTGAAGTAAAGCAACATTTcactacattttcattttcagtaacTGTGAGCTTTCATCGCCCTACATCACCTGCAGACAGTCCTAATAACTCCTGAGTCTTGTACAGTGAGGGATAAGTCTCTTCAGTGTTTGGGCGGCTGCCAATGATTTGTCTATAACATTTAATTCAGGGAGTTCATTCATGCTTTCAGTGAAGGAATCAAGATCTCTGATCCTACTCGAACCCACAGGGACTCTCGGAGTAcagttttatcatttttatttaatcaagattTATAGAGctttttcaatattattatcAGAGGAAAATAGTACAATATTGTCACCACTTATAACCTGGCCGACTCATTCTTCTATGTAAGAATGCAAACTTTATAAACAAGAAAACTGTTACTTAGCAAGAAGAATGTATTCAAGTCACACTATATATTATCGTCTAATTTTGTACCATAGAGACATCAGATATAAAGTATATCTCCCTGGAATGCAGAGCGTCACTGACAAGTCTGAACTGCTCAAACATATATCTGCTGTGTAGCATGTTGGACTCAAGGCTGTATGCAAATAATAGCGCTAATATGTTATTTCAAACGTGTTTCTTGTCTTGACTTCAGAATTTGGAAAACGTGTTGACAGCTGAGGGAACTGGACTGGTTACCGCTCTCAGGGTCCTTTGTCACATCGCCTGCCCCCCACCTGCTGTAGAGGGTAAAGACACCAAACATGATTTCTGAAATAGTTCAGCTGATAAAAACGTAATACTTTTTCAGTGGgcatattgttttctttttacttgaaggtttcttttaaaatattataCACTTTATATAATAAAGGTGCCTTATGGCGTTTTCCTGCAAGCAAACAAAAgttctgtttatatttagtgTTACTCACCAAAGTGAACTGTGGTATCCTTGAAGTCTAACAAACCTGTTAAATCCtgtattgtttacatccatgaaTATTGCGAGACCAGGAATGTGTACTAGTAGCTATTAGTGGTCCAAAACTCTACGGGATATCTTTAAGGTCTTGgcacaccaagtctgtatttttcgtttgcattttttaaatccGTCATCCAATAATAAACGTTATGCACAGAAACCGTGCACACGGTCACACAGTCCAATGCATTTTAATATTCTATTCGTTGCGAAAATTCACAATATGACACAAAACTGAATTGATTGcgtgggtgcaatggatagcgTTAGTCCCAAACGGGCCTAATGAATAAATTACATTAGCAAGAATCTATCGTTTggctgcctagagcacaatcactactgtctaatttACTTCTAactttcctacatcctttgttttgcaaccatccccgattccaagctgttcgtTCTGCTATCACCTGTCTCAATCTGTCCTtaaattcttttatttcttaatcgtaaagtgctttgtgctgggagacgtagtgaatgtttatcatgtcattttggatgatgacattTGCAAAGAGCCTGATAAGAGCCACTGGTGGTCAAACAactctcttttgccttttgacggatGCGAAAAAACGCCCAAAAATCAAACCTTTCCAAAAACTTTAATGATGGATGAAAGTTTTGGAGTAGGTGTGTAAACGTGACtgacacaacgtgaggttgtatttatttttaaacatgcatCAATTTCgtaagaaaaatacagactcggtgtgcaaaggcctttactGGTTACCGTGTTCATTGATGTTGACTGCAGTTACACAAGAGACAGCTGTTGTACAATATTggacacatttttcacaatgtTTTCCTCCTTTCCACAGGTCAGCAGAGAGATCTTAAGTGGAATCTTGCAGCGGTGCAGTTGTTCTCTGGCGAGGGTCTGGatacgtgtgtgcgtgtcttACAGAAGCTGTGCAGCTTGCTGCTGCAGCCGTGGCGTGTGCACGGACACATGGGGCACACGCCGCAGCGCTGCATGATCCTCAGCATATGTATTAGCACGCTGCGATTGCTGCGCACCATGCTGATGGAGCTGCTGCGCGGGGGAGCTTTCCAATTCAGGGACACTCGCGTTGCCAGCGTGTTGGTGACGCTCCACATGATAGTGTGCTCCATTCCTGCGACTGGCCGTCTAGacggagaggagacaagagtgCAGGCGCTCATCGTTGACGTGCTGCTCACTTTCACGCAAGGTGTTAATGAAAAGGTGAGTGAATGAGTATAGGCATGTTTATTTAGCCAAGAAATATTATGCAAAGTGTCATTATTCTTAGTCaatttgtgtgttttggtgcAGGTGACTCACACAGAAGAGACTCTGGCCAGTAACACGTGGTCTCTGATGCTAAAGGAGATTTTGGGCTCGCTGCTGAAAGCTCCTGAAGGTCTATTCTCTGGTTTGACGTTGCTGTCTGAGCTCCTGCCTCTTCCACTGCCAATGCAGAGCACTCAGGTAACTCTATCCTACTGGTCACCCCTCTGTCCTGTACTTCCTAATTATATACACGCAAATATTAATAGAACTTTGGCTCCACAGGTGATATCAGTCCAAGATGTGGCTGTAGCCTTAAACACAAGGAAGCTGTGGAGCATGCACATACGGGCGCAGTGGAAAGTGTTTTCCGAGGCGTTTAGGTGTGTGTGCGCCACCAGCtgccctcctctcctcgccATGCTGAGGAGAATGTGTGTTCAGCTGGCGGACCTGTCTTCACCCACCGCAACACTCATCATGAAAACCCTGCTGGAGATGCTGCTTGAGGAGCTACAGCCgtgagtgaaaacacacacacacacacacacacacacactcagttcgTTTGTGTTTATgctgtgaattgtattttaagtGTATGCAATGTGCTAATCTGCAGGGCGGAGGGGAAAAGTGTGTGCTGGGGCCAGGCCCTGCGTTTGCTTTCTTTGATGGACGCTCTGGTGTCACAGAAAGCTTGTAAGAGCGCAACGCTGCACCTTCTGTCCGGGGCTGTGTCTGGAGACGAACAACTGGCCGATCTGTTCCCCTTGATGCTGTCGCTGTTGGTTCCTCCGACCGACCACTCCTTACAGCAGCAGCAATGCAGCGAACTAGTGGGGACGATATTACAGTCACTGTGTGACCAGGTAAGCAGTCTAGTGCAcatgaaggcaaacatgtcaacaaatcccaacAGGGAAAAGgactaaaaaaatctgaatctcCGTCTTCACCAGGACATTTCTCTGGTGGTTTCTCCACCTGGTGAGAGCCTTGTGTCAGAGGCTGAGCAGCTGGCCAATGCACTTCCAGGGCgagagatgatgtcatcagtgtGCAACGCCTTGCTGGAGGTTTTGGGGAATTCAGAGAGCAGcgtccctctcctcctcacctgtaTCAGGACTTTGACATTCCTCACCGAGCACGACTATGGACTCTACCACCTCAAAGTGTAAATGacaattttcttcttcttaattCCTGGCATTACCAATGTCTCCCTTTTATAATCTCTTCTCTTTCTACCAGGCATAGGGTCTAGAGGTGGgctatattttacattttttcccaTCAGTCATCGTCAGCCACACAACCAGCATTTGGCAATATATTTAATCACCAACATCATCCAAAAAAAA is a window of Sebastes umbrosus isolate fSebUmb1 chromosome 11, fSebUmb1.pri, whole genome shotgun sequence DNA encoding:
- the virma gene encoding protein virilizer homolog isoform X1, whose translation is MAGDTSTELLFIDTFKHQSAELTNVDVVRFPCGVLITEVRVIPPGIKAHSNLPDNRAFGETSPHAFQLELFFNNATKPNNPTFHRLGSLEYDENKSIVFRPSGKVNTDGLVLRGWYTSLTVAVYGTAERSHGHDQASPPPPPPPPPQQPSGPKRIVKQEWEKDDQYNGSPPRPAPRGPRTPPGPPPPDDDDEEQVQVTVGPVKVEPSEGRDDYLEAVSPERSLPADETYSDAEQEEEGDEEEEEEEQEEEEDARTEGSVPEEEEEEEEDEGEDEEEEMEEGDDGYEQISSDEDDLDNGSFKLPTFDMDYTPEDLASVPPVQYDPYERELRPLLYFTPPYKTRFDTQFEKASVEEPRDPGGTEGPAGGDEAEAVAQLKELLGSIGEDRDARWVTALEEAPALLAKGLAYLIKQGEGEVEKPVRILVQWALQALSMEIALTQPIALNLRQLKAGAKLASHLAECPQGISVLLREGALGVLLELIQEDHVSSPMKLSILRALGALTSTPAGAEAFLHAGESEKSGYQRLVQLFLHEETVRVITAGNAILQKSHMYEVLVDLQHAAAACSEPQQEEMEDAETPMEEEPSLHSPPVNEAELDRLAGVLEELHHLLETAPYCMVQPPGKAFPTTARVTGPQERDDPYPALYRYMHACHFLESTAAVMSAAAAAGHLGVTQAVRELLRFLSLTQPGLLFLLAQPTPTNLLLRLLASMAEAESEETTFTGGEGGVTGPGFGEEGFGVWLMQALHALQSVSELMSHVAAGGDGGAGLEEGDNAEVLGMLHALYLMTFTQTGRSAVAHVLSLDNNLSCLVTLLQHHSKDGQGEAKARKAVTYNYACMLVLLVAQSSNELRMMEQFAAPLLAIAKADDTNAKLQELSKWLEPLEKLRFDIGSIPTLIDYIKQNLENVLTAEGTGLVTALRVLCHIACPPPAVEGQQRDLKWNLAAVQLFSGEGLDTCVRVLQKLCSLLLQPWRVHGHMGHTPQRCMILSICISTLRLLRTMLMELLRGGAFQFRDTRVASVLVTLHMIVCSIPATGRLDGEETRVQALIVDVLLTFTQGVNEKVTHTEETLASNTWSLMLKEILGSLLKAPEGLFSGLTLLSELLPLPLPMQSTQVISVQDVAVALNTRKLWSMHIRAQWKVFSEAFRCVCATSCPPLLAMLRRMCVQLADLSSPTATLIMKTLLEMLLEELQPAEGKSVCWGQALRLLSLMDALVSQKACKSATLHLLSGAVSGDEQLADLFPLMLSLLVPPTDHSLQQQQCSELVGTILQSLCDQDISLVVSPPGESLVSEAEQLANALPGREMMSSVCNALLEVLGNSESSVPLLLTCIRTLTFLTEHDYGLYHLKVALKKHGAGLCALLKRLVFAFNKDSADLLSALLDFLRQILNTETMMLVDEAPGSGEESAFSPPRLLSGSEMKALLQWEESESHPLPTLEKQITKLCKEDDSLETMLETVIVLRQTLETATDAPPVADTEPTLPAPEALGAQFNHRTVFILSEALDEQLKTLWFSPFQTDDIEADLDMLSVNVYKVKVDLVGLAQECCPELDLKAELERSFLSEPSSPGDSKAPKGFRLGKHKHETFITSGKADYIEPAKRAHIMAAPRGRGGRGGFGQNLGRPHDIFRQRKQNTSRPPSMHVDDFVAAEFKDITTPLGLLPPKRPPKSSPKPPTRGLFTGNRGRGTFHSQTRFFTPPQPKGVLLSGTYTRREGGRGSSWSGQVPTVTHRVTYSEPRGGQSNFTRGPLPSRQPPASAYRLAPRDRVPRGRGGAGLSWLSGGGGGGSAGGGGGGGGGGGRGSQGSKFSGGGGSGGGRGRHVRSFTR